One window from the genome of Planctomycetota bacterium encodes:
- a CDS encoding MBL fold metallo-hydrolase, whose amino-acid sequence MVTELKKGVYWVGVVDWALRRFHGVELSTHRGSAYNAYLIVDEKVALVDTVWWPFQDLLMANIREVLDPARIDYVIANHSEVDHSGALPAVMREAPRATLVVSKRGRESVEGHYHQPWNFQAVGTGDSISLGQNRLVFVEAPMLHWPDSMFTYLTGHNVLMPNDAFGQHYATDARFNDEVDQDELYQEALKYYVNILTPFSHLVTKKIEEVLALKLPVDMICPSHGVLWRSDPLQIVHQYLEWAAQKPEPRAVILYDTMWNGTLRMAEAIGDGLTDAGVPFKLIYAAGTNRNDALVDIFKARTLLVGSSTMNNGVLPSLEPFLGEIKGLKFKNKIGAAFGTYGWSGEGVKLIEHHLEESKIPLIRPGIRAKWQPGPADLEACRAFGREVGEATKKPLE is encoded by the coding sequence ATGGTGACCGAACTCAAGAAGGGCGTCTACTGGGTCGGGGTGGTGGACTGGGCGCTCCGCCGCTTCCACGGCGTCGAGCTCTCCACCCACCGCGGCTCCGCCTACAACGCCTACCTGATCGTGGACGAGAAGGTGGCCCTGGTGGACACCGTGTGGTGGCCCTTCCAGGACCTGCTGATGGCCAACATCCGCGAGGTGCTGGACCCCGCGAGAATTGACTACGTGATCGCCAACCACTCCGAGGTGGACCACTCGGGCGCCTTGCCCGCCGTGATGCGCGAGGCGCCCCGCGCCACCCTCGTCGTCTCCAAGCGCGGCCGCGAGAGCGTCGAAGGCCACTACCATCAGCCCTGGAACTTCCAGGCCGTGGGCACGGGCGACTCGATCTCCCTCGGCCAGAACCGCCTCGTGTTCGTCGAGGCCCCCATGCTCCACTGGCCCGACTCGATGTTCACCTATCTCACGGGCCACAACGTGCTGATGCCCAACGACGCCTTCGGCCAGCACTACGCCACCGACGCGCGCTTCAACGACGAGGTGGACCAGGACGAGCTGTACCAGGAGGCCCTCAAGTACTACGTCAACATCCTCACCCCCTTCAGCCACCTGGTGACCAAGAAGATCGAAGAGGTGCTCGCCCTCAAGCTGCCGGTGGACATGATCTGCCCCAGCCACGGGGTGCTGTGGCGGAGCGACCCGCTTCAGATCGTGCACCAGTACCTCGAGTGGGCGGCGCAGAAGCCCGAGCCGCGCGCCGTGATCCTCTACGACACGATGTGGAACGGCACGCTGCGCATGGCCGAGGCCATCGGCGACGGGCTGACCGACGCCGGCGTGCCCTTCAAGCTCATCTACGCGGCCGGCACCAACCGCAACGACGCGCTGGTGGACATCTTCAAGGCCCGCACGCTGCTCGTCGGCTCGTCCACGATGAACAACGGCGTGCTGCCCAGCCTCGAGCCGTTCCTGGGCGAGATCAAGGGCCTGAAGTTCAAGAACAAGATCGGCGCCGCCTTCGGCACCTACGGCTGGAGCGGCGAAGGCGTGAAGCTCATCGAACACCATTTGGAGGAGAGCAAAATCCCCCTGATCCGGCCCGGCATCCGCGCCAAGTGGCAGCCGGGGCCGGCCGACCTCGAGGCCTGTCGGGCCTTCGGCCGCGAGGTCGGAGAGGCCACCAAGAAACCCCTGGAATAA
- the hcp gene encoding hydroxylamine reductase, whose protein sequence is MFCYQCEQTAKGTGCTMHGVCGKDPEVAALQDLLVEAVKDISRYAHRARRQGAKDPAVDGFVLEALFATLTNVNFDAARFQAYAAQAVEICHKVKALCADACRKAGSTCPQPPCIAACLPATDLNALVRKGEDVTIQKRLEANGDTVTGLQELIVYGVKGAAAYAYHARVLGKEDEGFYALLYEILDFVAQNPTDVNALVGNALKTGELNLKAMELLDAANTTTYGHPEPTQVRVTPVKGKAILVSGHDLKDLEELLKQTAGKGINVYTHGEMLPCHAYPALKKFRHLVGNYGSAWQNQQREFDEFPGAIVMTTNCLMKPKESYKARVFTCGPVGFSGVPRIKGHDFAPAIAAALAAPGFAADEPEKKITIGFGRNTVMSVAGAVIDAVKSGAIKHFFLVGGCDGAKPGRNYYTEFAQAVPKDCVILTLACGKYRFNKLDFGDIGGIPRLLDIGQCNDAYSAIQIAVALAKAFNTDVNSLPLTLILSWYEQKAVAILLTLLHLGIKNMRLGPSLPAFVTPPVLNVLVEKFGIAPISTPAEDLKAILG, encoded by the coding sequence ATGTTCTGCTACCAGTGCGAGCAAACGGCCAAGGGCACCGGCTGCACGATGCACGGCGTGTGCGGCAAGGACCCCGAGGTGGCCGCGCTCCAAGACCTGCTCGTCGAGGCCGTGAAGGACATCTCGCGCTACGCCCACCGCGCCCGCCGGCAGGGCGCGAAGGACCCCGCCGTGGACGGCTTCGTGCTCGAAGCCCTCTTCGCTACGCTCACCAACGTGAACTTCGATGCGGCCCGCTTCCAGGCCTATGCGGCCCAGGCCGTCGAAATCTGCCACAAGGTCAAGGCCCTGTGCGCCGACGCTTGCCGCAAGGCCGGCTCCACCTGCCCGCAGCCCCCCTGCATCGCCGCCTGCCTGCCGGCCACCGACCTCAACGCCCTGGTGCGCAAGGGCGAGGACGTGACCATTCAGAAGCGCCTCGAGGCCAACGGCGACACCGTGACCGGCCTCCAGGAACTCATCGTCTACGGCGTCAAGGGCGCCGCCGCCTACGCCTACCATGCCCGCGTGCTCGGCAAGGAAGACGAGGGCTTCTACGCCCTCCTCTACGAAATCCTGGACTTCGTCGCGCAGAACCCCACCGACGTCAACGCCCTCGTGGGCAACGCCCTGAAGACGGGCGAACTGAACCTCAAGGCCATGGAACTCCTCGACGCGGCCAATACCACCACCTACGGCCACCCCGAGCCCACCCAGGTGCGCGTCACCCCCGTCAAGGGCAAGGCCATCCTCGTGTCCGGCCACGACCTCAAGGACCTCGAGGAACTCCTCAAGCAGACCGCCGGCAAGGGGATCAACGTCTACACCCATGGCGAGATGCTCCCCTGCCACGCCTACCCCGCGCTCAAGAAGTTCAGGCACCTCGTCGGCAACTACGGCTCCGCCTGGCAGAACCAGCAGCGCGAGTTCGACGAGTTCCCCGGCGCCATCGTGATGACCACCAACTGCCTGATGAAGCCCAAGGAGAGCTACAAGGCCCGCGTCTTCACCTGCGGGCCGGTCGGCTTCAGCGGCGTCCCCCGCATCAAGGGGCACGACTTCGCGCCCGCCATCGCCGCCGCGCTGGCCGCCCCCGGCTTCGCGGCCGACGAGCCCGAGAAGAAGATCACCATCGGCTTCGGCCGCAACACCGTGATGAGCGTGGCCGGCGCCGTCATTGACGCCGTCAAGTCCGGCGCCATCAAGCACTTCTTCCTCGTCGGCGGCTGCGACGGGGCCAAGCCCGGCCGCAACTACTACACCGAATTCGCCCAGGCCGTGCCCAAGGACTGCGTGATCCTCACGCTGGCCTGCGGCAAGTACCGCTTCAACAAGCTGGACTTCGGCGATATCGGCGGGATTCCGCGGTTGCTCGACATCGGCCAATGCAACGACGCCTACTCGGCCATCCAGATCGCCGTGGCGCTCGCCAAGGCCTTCAACACCGACGTCAACAGCCTGCCCCTCACCCTCATCCTCTCGTGGTACGAGCAGAAGGCCGTGGCCATCCTCCTCACGCTGCTGCACCTGGGCATCAAGAACATGCGCCTGGGCCCCAGCCTGCCGGCCTTCGTGACGCCGCCCGTGCTCAACGTGCTCGTCGAGAAGTTCGGCATCGCCCCCATCTCCACCCCCGCCGAGGACCTCAAGGCCATCCTCGGCTGA
- a CDS encoding cupin domain-containing protein translates to MAKSATPKRRRIAAAKAHDLAALVDYSEGSIVSRTLAENRAGTLTLFAFDADQGLSEHSAPYDAVVQVLDGAVELTIGGKAVKASAGQLVVMPANVPHAVKAVTRFKMLLTMLRAKA, encoded by the coding sequence ATGGCCAAGTCCGCCACACCCAAACGCCGCCGCATCGCCGCGGCCAAGGCCCACGACCTGGCGGCCCTCGTGGACTATTCGGAAGGCTCCATCGTGAGCCGCACCCTGGCCGAGAACAGGGCCGGCACGCTCACGCTCTTCGCCTTCGACGCCGACCAGGGCCTCAGCGAGCACTCGGCCCCCTACGACGCCGTGGTGCAGGTGCTCGATGGCGCCGTGGAACTGACCATCGGCGGCAAGGCCGTGAAGGCCAGCGCGGGCCAACTCGTCGTCATGCCCGCCAACGTGCCGCACGCCGTCAAGGCGGTGACCCGGTTCAAGATGCTGCTCACCATGCTGAGGGCCAAGGCCTGA
- a CDS encoding PQQ-binding-like beta-propeller repeat protein, with amino-acid sequence MQRRALAAICLLAAAWAHAAAPAQKLLEAAGVQGGLIAHLGCGDGTLTAALRANERYLVHGLDADPANVAKARAHIQSLGLYGAVSVDLLEPKRLPYVDNLVNLAIVEPSAGVATDEVMRVLVPGGVALVGGQRHVKPRPEALDDWTHFLHGPDNNAVSRDRLVGIPRSIQWVAEPRWGRSHEELASLSAAVAANGRLFYIVDEAPLASIRFLGDWKLVARDAFNGTLLWKRPIPRWTDHLRHFRAGPAHLARRLVAVGDTVYVTADLAGPVLALEAATGEVRREFQGTEATEEILVSDGTLYLVAGTSELYRRGGGLSQRFEPEPSAFRYVAARAADSGQPLWKRDLTKENILPLSLAVRGQRAYFQSTSHVVCLDARSGDEVWRTPRPTPARRMSFSAPTVVATDEVLLVADRDTGAAEENRPSSGSVEWAVHGWSEKGFARTPTCTLKAYAAADGKELWATKCREGYNSPVDVFVIGGVAYIGPDFRGLDLKTGEVVRQINTKAPPVGMAHHRCYRDKATERFILTGKSGIEVLGVEEGRWLANNSWVRGTCQYGIIPANGLLYAPPNACACFLTVKAPGFFAAAPPRDKTGHMPFPARPVLEKGPRYAAPRLTTAVRASDWPTYRHDPLRSGAASCAIPAAVAERWSAPIGGRLTQPAVADGRVLVASIDAHTVHALDADSGQEAWRFTAGGRIDSTPTVYMKRVIFGSADGWVYSLDVADGALAWRFRAAPQDRRVSAYGQLESIWPVPGAVLVQNNTLYVAAGRSSYTDGGIVLYRLQPETGEELSRTVLCHLDPATGAQLVPEARFNMEGTTNDVLTSDGETVYLKYFGFDREGKRTEASKPHLFSITSLLGEEWFVRTYWVLGEGQPGAGWAGWADAANTFPFGRILCFTDKTVYGYGRERVAGGPVGHKADAYRLFAMDRRAPAPRPKAKAKGQQAAPPRETLWADPVSLTVRAMVLAGDRLAVAGPVDLGRRDPDILAFTNPEEALAAFQGGKGIALRIVSARDGKTLSECALDAMPAFDGLAAAGGRLYLATLGGRVICFSAPE; translated from the coding sequence ATGCAGCGACGGGCGCTGGCGGCCATCTGCCTGCTGGCGGCCGCCTGGGCGCACGCGGCCGCCCCGGCCCAGAAGCTCCTCGAAGCCGCGGGGGTCCAGGGCGGCCTGATCGCGCACCTGGGCTGCGGCGACGGCACGCTCACCGCCGCACTCCGGGCCAACGAGCGCTATCTCGTCCATGGCCTCGATGCCGACCCGGCCAACGTCGCCAAGGCCCGCGCTCACATTCAGTCGCTCGGCCTCTACGGCGCGGTGTCCGTGGACCTGTTGGAGCCGAAGCGCCTGCCGTACGTGGACAACCTGGTGAACCTGGCCATCGTCGAGCCGTCGGCTGGCGTGGCGACCGATGAGGTGATGCGGGTGCTCGTGCCGGGCGGCGTGGCGCTCGTGGGCGGCCAGAGGCACGTGAAGCCCAGGCCGGAGGCGCTGGACGATTGGACGCACTTCCTCCACGGCCCCGACAACAACGCCGTCTCGCGCGACCGCCTGGTGGGCATCCCGCGCTCGATCCAGTGGGTGGCCGAGCCGCGCTGGGGCCGCAGCCACGAGGAATTGGCCAGCCTGAGCGCCGCCGTGGCCGCCAACGGCCGGCTCTTCTACATCGTGGACGAGGCGCCGCTCGCCTCGATTCGCTTTCTGGGCGACTGGAAGCTCGTGGCCCGCGACGCCTTCAACGGCACGCTGCTGTGGAAGCGGCCCATCCCGCGCTGGACCGACCACCTGCGGCACTTCCGCGCCGGCCCCGCGCACCTCGCCCGCAGGCTCGTGGCCGTGGGCGACACAGTGTATGTGACCGCCGACCTCGCCGGCCCCGTGCTGGCGCTCGAGGCCGCCACCGGCGAGGTGCGGCGTGAGTTTCAGGGCACCGAGGCGACCGAGGAGATCCTCGTCAGCGACGGCACGCTCTACCTGGTCGCCGGCACGTCCGAGCTGTATCGGCGCGGCGGCGGGCTCTCGCAGCGCTTCGAGCCAGAGCCCAGCGCCTTCCGGTACGTGGCCGCACGGGCCGCCGACTCGGGCCAGCCGCTCTGGAAGCGCGACCTCACCAAAGAGAACATCCTGCCGCTGAGCCTGGCCGTGCGGGGTCAGCGGGCCTACTTCCAGAGCACGTCACACGTCGTGTGTCTCGATGCGCGGTCGGGCGACGAGGTGTGGCGCACGCCGCGCCCCACGCCGGCCCGCCGCATGAGCTTCTCGGCCCCCACGGTCGTGGCCACCGACGAGGTGCTCCTGGTGGCCGACCGCGACACGGGGGCCGCCGAGGAGAACCGGCCCTCGAGCGGCAGCGTGGAATGGGCCGTGCACGGCTGGAGCGAGAAGGGCTTCGCCCGCACGCCCACGTGCACCCTCAAGGCCTACGCCGCGGCCGACGGCAAGGAACTGTGGGCGACGAAGTGCAGGGAAGGCTACAACTCGCCCGTGGACGTCTTCGTCATCGGCGGAGTGGCCTACATCGGCCCTGACTTCCGCGGTCTGGACCTCAAGACAGGCGAAGTCGTCCGCCAGATCAACACCAAAGCGCCGCCCGTGGGCATGGCGCACCATCGCTGCTACCGCGACAAGGCGACCGAGAGGTTCATCCTCACCGGCAAGTCGGGCATCGAAGTGCTCGGCGTCGAGGAAGGGCGCTGGCTCGCCAACAACAGTTGGGTGCGCGGCACGTGCCAGTACGGGATCATCCCGGCCAACGGCCTGCTCTACGCGCCGCCGAACGCCTGCGCCTGCTTCCTCACGGTGAAGGCGCCCGGCTTCTTCGCCGCGGCGCCGCCGCGCGACAAGACAGGGCACATGCCCTTCCCCGCGCGACCCGTGCTCGAGAAAGGGCCGCGCTACGCCGCGCCGCGGCTCACGACGGCCGTCAGGGCCAGCGACTGGCCGACGTACCGCCACGACCCGCTGCGCAGCGGCGCCGCCTCGTGCGCCATCCCCGCCGCCGTGGCCGAGCGGTGGTCGGCGCCGATCGGCGGGCGCCTCACGCAGCCGGCCGTGGCCGATGGCAGGGTGCTCGTGGCCTCGATTGACGCCCACACCGTGCATGCCCTCGACGCCGACAGCGGCCAGGAGGCCTGGCGCTTCACCGCCGGCGGCAGAATTGACAGCACGCCGACTGTCTACATGAAGCGGGTGATCTTCGGCTCGGCCGACGGCTGGGTCTACAGCCTGGACGTGGCTGACGGCGCCCTCGCGTGGCGTTTCCGCGCCGCGCCCCAGGACCGCCGCGTGAGCGCTTACGGCCAGCTCGAGTCGATCTGGCCCGTCCCCGGCGCCGTGCTGGTGCAGAACAACACCCTGTACGTCGCGGCGGGCCGCTCGTCCTACACCGACGGCGGGATCGTGCTCTACCGCCTCCAGCCCGAGACGGGCGAGGAGCTGTCGCGGACCGTGCTTTGCCACCTCGACCCCGCGACGGGCGCGCAGCTCGTGCCCGAGGCCAGATTCAATATGGAAGGCACGACGAACGACGTGCTGACCAGCGACGGGGAGACGGTGTACCTGAAGTACTTCGGCTTCGACCGCGAGGGCAAGAGGACCGAGGCGAGCAAGCCGCACCTTTTCTCGATCACGAGCCTGCTGGGCGAGGAGTGGTTCGTGCGCACCTACTGGGTGCTGGGCGAGGGCCAGCCGGGCGCCGGCTGGGCCGGCTGGGCTGATGCGGCGAACACGTTCCCCTTCGGCCGCATCCTGTGCTTCACCGACAAGACGGTGTACGGCTACGGCCGCGAGAGGGTCGCGGGCGGCCCGGTCGGCCACAAGGCCGATGCCTATCGTCTCTTCGCCATGGACCGCCGCGCGCCGGCACCCAGGCCCAAGGCGAAGGCCAAGGGCCAGCAGGCCGCGCCGCCGCGCGAGACGCTGTGGGCCGACCCCGTGTCGCTCACCGTGCGGGCCATGGTGTTGGCCGGCGACCGCCTGGCAGTGGCCGGGCCTGTGGACCTCGGGCGGCGCGACCCCGATATCCTGGCGTTCACCAACCCCGAGGAGGCGCTGGCCGCCTTCCAGGGCGGCAAGGGCATCGCCCTGCGCATCGTGTCCGCCCGCGACGGCAAGACGCTTTCCGAATGCGCCCTGGACGCGATGCCGGCCTTCGACGGCCTGGCCGCGGCCGGCGGCCGACTGTACCTGGCGACGCTCGGGGGGAGGGTCATCTGCTTCAGCGCGCCGGAGTAG